From a single Micromonospora carbonacea genomic region:
- a CDS encoding VWA domain-containing protein, with the protein MSWESPLRLWLLLGVAALAVGYLLAQRRHSRYAVRFTNLRLLDRVAPHRPAWRRHVPAGLFLAMLALLVVGFARPSAEVRVPRERATVMVAVDVSTSMLASDVEPDRLSAAKEAARRFVDGLPDEFNVGLVAFAGSAAVLVPPGTDRQALHDGIERLAEGSTGVQGTAIGEAINTSLGAVKALDSQAAQDLPPARIILLSDGANTSGMDPMEAAAEAVDAKVPVHTISFGTPSGFVDRGGRPIQVPVDGQTLKAVADSTGGGFHEATTREELRAVYDDIGTSVGYRTQRQDVSARFIGLGLVLAMGAAAGSMRWFSRLP; encoded by the coding sequence GTGAGCTGGGAGTCGCCCCTGCGGCTCTGGCTGCTGCTCGGGGTCGCCGCGCTCGCCGTCGGCTACCTGCTCGCCCAGCGCCGCCACAGCCGGTACGCGGTCCGCTTCACCAACCTGCGGCTGCTCGACCGGGTGGCCCCGCACCGCCCGGCCTGGCGGCGGCACGTGCCGGCGGGCCTGTTCCTGGCCATGCTGGCGCTGCTGGTGGTGGGCTTCGCCCGGCCCAGCGCCGAGGTGCGGGTGCCCCGGGAACGGGCCACCGTCATGGTGGCGGTCGACGTGTCCACCTCGATGCTCGCCTCCGACGTGGAACCGGACCGGCTCAGCGCCGCCAAGGAGGCGGCCCGGCGCTTCGTCGACGGCCTGCCCGACGAGTTCAACGTCGGGCTCGTCGCGTTCGCCGGCAGCGCCGCCGTGCTGGTGCCGCCCGGCACGGACCGCCAGGCCCTGCACGACGGCATCGAACGCCTCGCCGAGGGCAGCACCGGCGTGCAGGGCACCGCCATCGGGGAGGCGATCAACACCTCCCTCGGCGCGGTGAAGGCGCTGGACAGCCAGGCCGCGCAGGACCTGCCGCCGGCCCGGATCATCCTGCTCTCCGACGGCGCGAACACCTCCGGCATGGACCCGATGGAGGCCGCCGCCGAGGCCGTCGACGCGAAGGTGCCGGTGCACACCATCTCGTTCGGCACCCCGTCCGGGTTCGTCGACCGGGGCGGGCGGCCCATCCAGGTGCCGGTGGACGGGCAGACCCTCAAGGCGGTCGCCGACTCCACCGGCGGCGGCTTCCACGAGGCGACCACCCGCGAGGAGCTGCGGGCGGTGTACGACGACATCGGCACCTCCGTCGGCTACCGCACCCAGCGGCAGGACGTCTCCGCCCGGTTCATCGGGCTGGGACTGGTGCTGGCCATGGGGGCCGCGGCGGGATCGATGCGGTGGTTCTCCCGGCTGCCCTGA
- the arfB gene encoding alternative ribosome rescue aminoacyl-tRNA hydrolase ArfB, translated as MDDGLRVTDRLVVPAAELRERFSRSSGPGGQGVNTTDSRVELSFDVAGSPSLPEPLRVRALDRLAGRLVDGVLTIAASEHRAQLANREAARERMAALLREAVAPPPPPRRPTRPSRGAKERRLADKKRQAQRKRDRRVDGD; from the coding sequence GTGGACGACGGACTGCGGGTGACCGACCGGCTGGTCGTGCCGGCCGCCGAGCTGCGGGAACGCTTCTCCCGCTCGTCGGGCCCGGGCGGGCAGGGCGTCAACACCACCGACTCGCGGGTGGAGCTGAGCTTCGACGTCGCCGGCTCGCCGAGCCTGCCCGAGCCGCTGCGCGTCCGGGCCCTGGACCGCCTGGCCGGGCGGCTCGTCGACGGGGTGCTCACCATCGCCGCCAGCGAGCACCGCGCCCAGCTCGCCAACCGGGAGGCCGCCCGGGAACGGATGGCGGCCCTGCTGCGCGAGGCGGTCGCCCCGCCGCCCCCGCCGCGCCGCCCGACCCGCCCGTCGCGGGGCGCGAAGGAACGCCGCCTCGCCGACAAGAAGCGCCAGGCACAGCGCAAGCGCGACCGCCGCGTCGACGGCGACTGA
- a CDS encoding cellulose binding domain-containing protein: MPRKPFLTALLAALAAVPLTLLLGLVAAPPALPAAADPVRVMPLGDSITGSPGCWRSLLWNRLQSTGHTGVDFVGTLGPQGCGQPYDGDNEGHGGYLVTNVANQNLLPGWLSATDPDVVLMHFGTNDVWSNIPPATILAAYSKLVDQMRASNPAMRVIVAKIIPMAPASCAECGQRAVALNSAIDGWAAGKTTAQSPIVVVDQWTGFSTAADTYDGVHPNAAGDQKMSDRWYPALVAALTGGTPTATPTVTPTATPTATPSATPSVTPTPTPTVTPTLSPPVTPTSNPGGGCTASYRIVGQWQGGFQGEVTVRNTGTAALKGWTVRFGYADGQRIDQAWNADVTQSGTAVTARNVSWNGALAPGAEAAFGFLGSAGASNPVPQPSCATS; encoded by the coding sequence ATGCCCCGAAAGCCCTTCCTCACCGCCCTCCTCGCCGCCCTCGCGGCCGTGCCGCTGACGTTGCTGCTCGGGCTCGTCGCCGCGCCGCCCGCCCTGCCGGCCGCCGCCGACCCGGTGCGCGTCATGCCGCTGGGCGACTCGATCACCGGCTCGCCCGGCTGCTGGCGCTCCCTGCTCTGGAACCGCCTCCAGTCGACCGGCCACACCGGCGTCGACTTCGTCGGCACCCTCGGCCCGCAGGGCTGCGGCCAGCCGTACGACGGCGACAACGAGGGCCACGGCGGATACCTGGTGACGAACGTCGCCAACCAGAACCTGCTGCCCGGCTGGCTCTCCGCCACCGACCCCGACGTCGTGCTCATGCACTTCGGCACCAACGACGTGTGGAGCAACATCCCCCCGGCGACCATCCTGGCCGCGTACTCCAAGCTGGTCGACCAGATGCGGGCCAGCAACCCGGCGATGCGGGTGATCGTTGCGAAGATCATCCCGATGGCCCCCGCGAGCTGCGCCGAGTGCGGGCAGCGGGCGGTGGCGCTCAACAGCGCGATCGACGGCTGGGCGGCGGGCAAGACCACCGCGCAGTCGCCGATCGTGGTCGTCGACCAGTGGACGGGCTTCAGCACCGCCGCCGACACCTACGACGGGGTGCACCCGAACGCCGCCGGCGACCAGAAGATGTCGGACCGCTGGTATCCGGCGTTGGTCGCCGCGCTGACCGGCGGCACCCCGACGGCCACGCCCACGGTGACCCCGACGGCCACGCCCACGGCCACCCCCAGCGCGACGCCGTCGGTCACGCCGACGCCCACCCCCACCGTCACGCCGACGCTGTCGCCGCCGGTCACCCCGACCTCGAACCCCGGCGGCGGGTGCACGGCCAGCTACCGGATCGTCGGGCAGTGGCAGGGCGGCTTCCAGGGCGAGGTGACCGTACGCAACACGGGCACCGCGGCGCTGAAGGGCTGGACGGTCCGGTTCGGCTACGCCGACGGCCAGCGGATCGACCAGGCGTGGAACGCCGACGTGACGCAGAGCGGAACCGCGGTGACCGCACGGAACGTCAGCTGGAACGGGGCCCTCGCGCCCGGCGCCGAGGCGGCCTTCGGGTTCCTCGGCAGCGCCGGCGCCAGCAACCCGGTGCCGCAGCCGAGCTGCGCCACGTCCTGA
- a CDS encoding 3-methyladenine DNA glycosylase, which translates to MTAALAPAAPLDLADWQARRRAHEERVDGWLAPHLARRRAGRKHPVEDFLFTYYSHRPAQLRRWHPGAGAVLRGADPAEFGRDYRATAAGLTLDTDAVRARRAGSVDWIRALLTATAGRPAHLGCFGMHEWAMVYRQTQEEVRHNAWPLRLSPARTAEVVQERGVRCSHFDAYRFFTAPARPLNVLTPTRERQHELEQPGCLHANMDLYKWAYKLSPLVPSELVADAFALAREIRTLDMRASPYDLAALGYPPVRVETPEGRAEYAAAQRGFAERAAGLRARLLAALNIA; encoded by the coding sequence GTGACCGCCGCCCTCGCCCCCGCCGCGCCGCTCGACCTGGCCGACTGGCAGGCGCGGCGCCGGGCCCACGAGGAGCGGGTCGACGGGTGGCTGGCCCCGCACCTGGCCCGCCGCCGCGCCGGGCGCAAGCACCCGGTGGAGGACTTCCTCTTCACCTACTACTCGCACCGCCCCGCCCAGCTGCGCCGCTGGCACCCGGGCGCGGGGGCGGTGCTGCGGGGCGCGGACCCGGCCGAGTTCGGCCGGGACTACCGCGCCACCGCCGCCGGGCTCACCCTCGACACCGATGCGGTACGCGCCCGGCGGGCCGGGTCGGTCGACTGGATCCGTGCCCTGCTCACGGCGACGGCGGGCCGCCCGGCGCACCTGGGCTGCTTCGGGATGCACGAGTGGGCGATGGTCTACCGGCAGACCCAGGAGGAGGTGCGCCACAACGCGTGGCCGCTGCGGCTCAGCCCGGCGCGCACCGCCGAGGTCGTGCAGGAGCGGGGCGTGCGGTGCAGCCACTTCGACGCGTACCGGTTCTTCACCGCGCCGGCCCGGCCGCTGAACGTGCTCACCCCGACCCGGGAGCGCCAGCACGAGCTGGAGCAGCCGGGCTGTCTGCACGCCAACATGGATCTCTACAAGTGGGCCTACAAACTGTCGCCGCTGGTGCCCAGCGAGCTGGTCGCCGACGCGTTCGCGCTGGCCCGCGAGATCCGCACGCTGGACATGCGGGCCAGCCCCTACGATCTGGCCGCGCTCGGCTACCCGCCGGTGCGGGTGGAGACGCCGGAGGGCCGGGCCGAGTACGCCGCCGCCCAGCGGGGCTTCGCCGAGCGCGCCGCCGGCCTGCGGGCCCGCCTGCTCGCCGCGCTGAACATCGCCTGA
- a CDS encoding S1C family serine protease: MAVQTGLGEPRGPWFVSPELDPDGRGRRDVPGGGGADRRRTWQGRLLAAAGVVALSTLSGAAAGAWVADPAAAPGPEAASAAPVPAELVTAAERTVPGVVSVLVGGATGSAATGSGFAIDDQQHLITNDHILAKGGGGAVTVELPDGRRFAAEVVGREPGSDLAVLRVPPDAGLAPLPLAKPGATRVGEPVLAVGSPLGLAGTVTAGIVSALDRQVRLGATRHRAVQTDASINPGNSGGPLVNARGEVVGVNTAIATIDGSGSIGIGFAIPIEQVQQSADAIIGKGG, translated from the coding sequence ATGGCAGTACAGACCGGACTGGGCGAGCCGCGCGGGCCGTGGTTCGTCTCGCCCGAGCTCGACCCCGACGGGCGTGGCCGGCGGGACGTACCCGGTGGGGGCGGGGCCGACCGGCGTCGGACCTGGCAGGGCCGGCTGCTGGCCGCCGCCGGGGTGGTGGCGCTGTCCACCCTGTCCGGCGCGGCGGCGGGCGCCTGGGTCGCCGACCCGGCCGCCGCGCCGGGCCCGGAGGCGGCGTCGGCCGCGCCCGTGCCGGCGGAGCTGGTGACCGCCGCCGAGCGCACCGTGCCGGGGGTGGTGTCGGTGCTGGTCGGCGGGGCCACCGGCAGCGCGGCGACGGGGTCCGGCTTCGCCATCGACGACCAGCAGCACCTGATCACCAACGACCACATCCTCGCCAAGGGCGGCGGCGGGGCGGTGACGGTGGAGCTGCCGGACGGCCGGCGGTTCGCCGCCGAGGTCGTCGGTCGGGAACCGGGCAGCGACCTGGCCGTGCTGCGGGTGCCGCCGGACGCCGGCCTGGCCCCGCTGCCGCTGGCCAAGCCGGGGGCCACTCGGGTCGGCGAGCCGGTGCTCGCGGTCGGCTCCCCGCTCGGGCTCGCCGGCACCGTCACCGCGGGCATCGTCAGCGCCCTCGACCGTCAGGTGCGCCTCGGCGCGACCCGGCACCGCGCCGTGCAGACCGACGCGTCCATCAACCCGGGCAACTCCGGCGGCCCGCTGGTCAACGCCCGGGGCGAGGTGGTCGGCGTGAACACCGCCATCGCCACCATCGACGGCAGCGGCTCGATCGGCATCGGCTTCGCCATCCCGATCGAGCAGGTGCAGCAGAGCGCCGACGCGATCATCGGAAAGGGCGGCTGA
- a CDS encoding endonuclease/exonuclease/phosphatase family protein — protein sequence MRYRHLSTAALALGVVVLTDVLRVFLPSVITIFGQAATTPAELLGAFALGWFVLALAFPPLVRRLGARPVTLAAAVALGGARLALTAAPGGRTQLWLATAGLLAGLLWLAGTAATIGRPVPGLALGIALGAVGHAVLGTYDLVWRGGPVGWAGSVALVVVFLAAAAGPARPAEPGGARAWLLAGPALLLTGLVALSPAVAATAASYWRGPGGGLSWPPEPGDIATLPAWAVGIFLLAALGRPPRGRWRLAGPLALVAGAVLFATGDPGLLGPAVVLTAAGTGACLALAGSAPTVVAPPAAAGPPSATVPPSAAASPAVGAPAAPSPGRDPRRASRPGLAAVLGMLLFAVAAVGYYAAYDLGYPNAAVPVAMAALVAAVALGGPRRATSAPPRRWVPGIAAAGGLVVLAATGLPAGVPVPSRPGTPPAAVRVVAYNIRMGYGLDGRFDPDGLARVVARERPDVVVLGEVDRGWLLNGGHDTLALLAARLRMPYVFAPAADPLWGDAVLSRFPVAAARSERLAPAGAPTGAQALGVTVDVGGGVRLAVVATHLQPPPGREPVAQARAVAGFALRYAAGLPLVVAGDLNTEPGAPGYAEFTRVGLVDALAAARPLPTSPADEPREQIDHVLVSAGVRPAGPVAPRSTASDHLPVAVTLALP from the coding sequence GTGCGCTACCGCCACCTCAGCACCGCCGCGCTCGCCCTCGGCGTCGTCGTGCTCACCGACGTGCTGCGGGTCTTCCTCCCGTCGGTCATCACCATCTTCGGGCAGGCCGCCACCACCCCCGCCGAGCTGCTCGGCGCGTTCGCGCTGGGCTGGTTCGTGCTCGCCCTCGCGTTCCCGCCGCTGGTCCGCCGGCTCGGGGCGCGGCCCGTCACGCTCGCCGCCGCGGTCGCGCTGGGCGGCGCGCGGCTCGCCCTCACCGCCGCGCCGGGCGGTCGTACGCAGCTCTGGCTGGCCACCGCCGGCCTGCTCGCCGGACTGCTCTGGCTGGCCGGCACCGCCGCCACCATCGGCCGGCCGGTGCCGGGGCTGGCGCTGGGCATCGCCCTCGGCGCGGTCGGGCACGCGGTGCTCGGCACGTACGACCTGGTCTGGCGGGGTGGCCCGGTCGGGTGGGCCGGCAGCGTGGCCCTCGTGGTGGTGTTCCTGGCTGCCGCGGCGGGCCCCGCGCGGCCGGCGGAACCGGGCGGGGCCCGCGCGTGGCTGCTCGCCGGCCCGGCGTTGCTGCTGACCGGCCTCGTGGCGCTCTCCCCGGCGGTGGCCGCGACCGCCGCCTCCTACTGGCGTGGCCCCGGCGGCGGGCTCTCCTGGCCGCCGGAACCCGGCGACATCGCCACCCTGCCGGCCTGGGCGGTCGGCATCTTCCTGCTCGCCGCGCTGGGCCGGCCGCCCCGGGGGCGCTGGCGGCTGGCCGGCCCGCTGGCGCTGGTGGCGGGCGCGGTGCTGTTCGCCACCGGCGACCCCGGGCTGCTGGGGCCGGCGGTGGTGCTGACCGCCGCCGGCACGGGTGCCTGCCTCGCCCTCGCCGGCAGCGCACCGACCGTCGTCGCACCGCCCGCTGCCGCCGGGCCGCCCTCCGCCACTGTGCCGCCCTCCGCCGCCGCGTCACCCGCCGTCGGGGCCCCCGCCGCGCCGTCACCCGGCAGGGACCCGAGGCGGGCGTCCCGGCCCGGCCTCGCGGCGGTGCTGGGCATGCTGCTCTTCGCCGTCGCCGCCGTCGGCTACTACGCCGCCTACGACCTCGGCTACCCCAACGCCGCCGTGCCGGTCGCGATGGCCGCCCTCGTCGCCGCCGTGGCCCTCGGCGGGCCCCGGCGGGCGACGTCCGCGCCGCCTAGGCGGTGGGTGCCGGGCATCGCCGCGGCCGGCGGCCTCGTCGTGCTCGCCGCGACGGGACTGCCGGCCGGCGTCCCCGTCCCGTCGCGGCCGGGCACGCCCCCGGCGGCGGTCCGGGTGGTGGCCTACAACATCCGGATGGGGTACGGACTGGACGGGCGGTTCGACCCCGACGGGCTGGCCCGGGTGGTCGCCCGCGAACGCCCCGACGTGGTGGTGCTCGGCGAGGTGGACCGGGGCTGGCTGCTCAACGGCGGCCACGACACCCTCGCCCTGCTCGCGGCGCGGCTGCGCATGCCGTACGTCTTCGCGCCCGCCGCCGATCCGCTCTGGGGCGACGCGGTCCTCAGCCGGTTTCCCGTGGCGGCGGCCCGCAGCGAGCGGCTGGCCCCGGCCGGCGCGCCCACCGGCGCCCAGGCGCTCGGCGTGACCGTCGACGTCGGCGGCGGCGTACGCCTCGCGGTGGTCGCCACCCACCTGCAACCGCCGCCGGGGCGGGAGCCGGTGGCGCAGGCCCGCGCGGTGGCGGGCTTCGCCCTGCGGTACGCCGCCGGGCTGCCCCTCGTGGTCGCCGGTGACCTGAACACGGAGCCGGGCGCACCGGGGTACGCGGAGTTCACCCGCGTCGGGCTGGTCGACGCGCTGGCCGCGGCCCGGCCCCTGCCCACGAGCCCGGCCGACGAGCCGCGCGAGCAGATCGACCACGTGCTGGTCTCGGCGGGCGTGCGGCCCGCCGGCCCGGTGGCGCCCCGCAGCACCGCCAGCGACCACCTCCCCGTCGCGGTGACCCTGGCCCTGCCGTGA
- a CDS encoding fumarylacetoacetate hydrolase family protein: MRIARFAHAKGMSFGVVEGEPGAGPEGLTIAEIEGHPFGQIQFSGARWALSDVRLLSPILPSKVVCVGRNYAEHAAELGNDVPKEPLLFLKPSTSVIGPRDAIRLPIFSKQVEHEAELAVVIGAPGARRADRAAAERAIFGYTCANDVTARDLQRSDGQWTRAKGFDSFCPIGPWITTGLDVTDLEVRCEVGRNPEEMEVRQLGRTRDMVFDVPALVSYVSHVMTLLPGDVVLTGTPAGVSPLTEGDTVTVRIEGIGELSNPVVPVT, from the coding sequence GTGCGTATCGCTCGTTTCGCTCATGCCAAGGGAATGTCGTTCGGGGTCGTCGAGGGCGAACCGGGGGCGGGCCCCGAGGGCCTGACCATCGCCGAGATCGAGGGCCACCCGTTCGGCCAGATCCAGTTCAGCGGCGCCCGGTGGGCGCTCTCCGACGTCCGGCTGCTCTCCCCGATCCTGCCCAGCAAGGTGGTCTGCGTCGGCCGCAACTACGCCGAGCACGCCGCCGAGCTGGGCAACGACGTGCCCAAGGAGCCACTGCTGTTCCTCAAGCCGTCCACCTCCGTGATCGGGCCCCGGGACGCCATCCGGCTGCCGATCTTCTCCAAGCAGGTCGAGCACGAGGCCGAGCTGGCCGTGGTGATCGGCGCGCCGGGCGCCCGCCGGGCCGACCGGGCCGCCGCCGAGCGGGCCATCTTCGGCTACACCTGCGCCAACGACGTCACCGCGCGGGACCTCCAGCGTTCCGACGGGCAGTGGACCCGGGCCAAGGGCTTCGACTCGTTCTGCCCCATCGGCCCGTGGATCACCACGGGGCTCGACGTGACCGACCTGGAGGTCCGCTGCGAGGTCGGCCGCAACCCGGAGGAGATGGAGGTACGCCAGCTCGGCCGCACCCGGGACATGGTCTTCGACGTGCCGGCCCTGGTGTCGTACGTCTCGCACGTGATGACGCTGCTCCCCGGCGACGTGGTCCTCACCGGTACGCCGGCCGGGGTTAGCCCGCTCACGGAGGGGGATACGGTCACCGTGCGTATCGAGGGGATCGGGGAGCTGAGCAACCCGGTCGTCCCGGTGACCTGA
- a CDS encoding HU family DNA-binding protein, whose amino-acid sequence MNKAELIEALAVRLGDRKTATAALDAVLAEVQAAVTKGEKVAITGFGAFEKRVRGARTARNPRTGEAVKVKKTSVPTFRAGAGFKEMVASGKVPKATVAAKKTATAATKATTAKATTAKAAGTKATTAKATTAKAAGAKATGAKATTAKAAGAKAAGAKATTAKAAATKKAAPAKATKTTAAKTATKKAAPAKKSAAATKSTAAKKTTTAATKSTTAKSTAAKKAPAKKSPAKKAATKR is encoded by the coding sequence GTGAACAAGGCCGAGCTCATCGAGGCGCTCGCCGTTCGCCTGGGGGACCGGAAGACGGCGACGGCCGCGCTCGACGCGGTCCTCGCTGAGGTCCAGGCGGCGGTCACCAAGGGCGAGAAGGTGGCGATCACCGGATTCGGAGCGTTCGAGAAGCGCGTCCGGGGTGCGCGAACAGCGCGCAACCCGCGTACCGGCGAGGCGGTGAAGGTCAAGAAGACATCCGTCCCGACCTTCCGGGCCGGCGCCGGTTTCAAGGAGATGGTGGCCAGCGGGAAGGTGCCGAAGGCCACGGTGGCGGCGAAGAAGACCGCCACGGCCGCCACCAAGGCGACGACCGCCAAGGCCACCACGGCCAAGGCGGCCGGGACCAAGGCCACCACGGCCAAGGCCACCACCGCGAAGGCGGCCGGGGCCAAGGCCACCGGGGCGAAGGCCACCACGGCCAAGGCGGCGGGGGCCAAGGCGGCGGGGGCGAAGGCCACCACCGCGAAGGCCGCCGCGACGAAGAAGGCCGCCCCGGCGAAGGCGACCAAGACGACGGCGGCCAAGACCGCCACGAAGAAGGCCGCCCCGGCGAAGAAGTCGGCGGCGGCGACCAAGTCGACCGCGGCAAAGAAGACCACCACGGCGGCGACCAAGAGCACCACGGCCAAGAGCACGGCGGCCAAGAAGGCGCCGGCGAAGAAGTCCCCGGCCAAGAAGGCGGCCACCAAGCGCTGA
- the leuC gene encoding 3-isopropylmalate dehydratase large subunit — protein MVGDTRPRTLAEKVWDAHVVRSADGEPDLLYIDLHLLHEVTSPQAFDGLRLAGRPVRRTDLTLATEDHNTPTGYADPAFSQRRGDLLTIADPTSRTQIETLRRNCAEFGVRLHPLGDANQGIVHVIGPQLGVTQPGMTIVCGDSHTATHGAFGALAFGIGTSEVEHVLATQTLPQARPKTMAVNVTGQLGPGVTAKDLVLALIAQVGTGGGRGHIVEYRGEAIRALSMEGRMTVANMSIEWGAKAGMIAPDETTFAYLKGRPNAPQGADWDAAVEYWRSLPTDDGATFDAEVTLDASRITPFVTWGTNPGQGAPLGAAVPDPEAFAGESERAAARRALEYMDLTPGTPLRDLSVDVVFVGSCTNGRLEDLRAAADVLRGHTVADGVRMLVVPGSAAVREAAEAEGLDKVFTDAGAEWRFAGCSMCLGMNPDTLAPGERSASTSNRNFEGRQGRGGRTHLVSPPVAAATAVVGRLAAPADL, from the coding sequence ATGGTGGGAGACACTCGACCGAGGACCCTGGCCGAGAAGGTCTGGGACGCGCACGTCGTCCGGTCCGCCGACGGTGAACCGGACCTGCTCTACATCGACCTGCACCTGCTGCACGAGGTCACCAGCCCGCAGGCCTTCGACGGCCTGCGGCTCGCCGGCCGCCCCGTGCGCCGCACCGACCTCACGCTCGCGACCGAGGACCACAACACCCCCACGGGGTACGCCGACCCGGCGTTCTCGCAGCGGCGCGGCGACCTGCTCACGATCGCGGACCCCACCTCCCGCACCCAGATCGAGACGCTGCGCCGCAACTGCGCCGAGTTCGGTGTGCGGCTGCACCCGCTCGGCGACGCCAACCAGGGCATCGTGCACGTCATCGGCCCGCAGCTGGGCGTCACCCAGCCCGGCATGACGATCGTCTGTGGCGATTCCCACACCGCCACCCACGGCGCGTTCGGCGCGCTCGCGTTCGGCATCGGCACCAGCGAGGTCGAGCACGTGCTGGCGACCCAGACGCTGCCGCAGGCCCGCCCGAAGACGATGGCCGTGAACGTCACCGGCCAGCTCGGCCCCGGCGTCACCGCCAAGGACCTGGTGCTCGCCCTCATCGCCCAGGTCGGCACCGGCGGTGGGCGGGGTCACATCGTGGAGTACCGGGGCGAGGCGATCCGCGCGCTCTCCATGGAGGGGCGGATGACCGTCGCCAACATGTCGATCGAGTGGGGCGCCAAGGCCGGCATGATCGCGCCGGACGAGACCACGTTCGCGTACCTCAAGGGGCGGCCGAACGCGCCCCAGGGGGCCGACTGGGACGCGGCGGTGGAGTACTGGCGGAGCCTGCCCACCGACGACGGCGCGACGTTCGACGCCGAGGTGACCCTCGACGCGAGCCGGATCACGCCGTTCGTGACCTGGGGCACGAACCCGGGCCAGGGCGCGCCGCTGGGCGCTGCCGTCCCCGACCCGGAGGCGTTCGCCGGCGAGTCCGAGCGGGCCGCCGCCCGCCGCGCGCTGGAGTACATGGACCTCACCCCCGGCACCCCGCTGCGCGACCTCTCCGTCGACGTGGTCTTCGTCGGCTCCTGCACCAACGGCCGCCTGGAGGACCTCCGCGCCGCCGCCGACGTGCTGCGCGGACACACGGTCGCCGACGGCGTACGGATGCTCGTGGTGCCCGGCTCGGCCGCCGTCCGGGAGGCCGCCGAGGCCGAGGGGCTGGACAAGGTCTTCACCGACGCCGGGGCCGAGTGGCGGTTCGCCGGCTGCTCGATGTGCCTGGGCATGAACCCGGACACGCTCGCCCCGGGTGAGCGTTCCGCCTCGACCTCCAACCGCAACTTCGAGGGCCGCCAGGGCCGGGGCGGACGCACCCACCTGGTGTCGCCTCCGGTCGCCGCCGCCACCGCCGTGGTCGGCCGGCTCGCCGCCCCCGCCGACCTGTAG
- the leuD gene encoding 3-isopropylmalate dehydratase small subunit: MDKFTVHTGTAVPLRRSNVDTDQIIPAVYLKRVTRTGFADGLFNAWREDPSFVLNDAAYSGASILVAGPEFGTGSSREHAVWALRDWGFKAVVSPRFGDIFRGNALKEGLLPVELELRAVEELWALVESDPTTPVTVDLTSREVRAGDATWSFPLDDFSRWRLMEGLDDIGLTLRHEADITSYERGRSPFLPSVA; this comes from the coding sequence ATGGACAAGTTCACCGTGCACACCGGCACCGCCGTGCCGCTGCGCCGCTCCAACGTGGACACGGATCAGATCATCCCCGCCGTGTACCTCAAGCGGGTGACCCGGACGGGATTCGCCGACGGGCTCTTCAACGCGTGGCGGGAGGATCCCTCATTCGTGTTGAACGATGCCGCGTATTCGGGTGCGTCGATTCTTGTGGCGGGCCCGGAGTTCGGCACGGGGTCGTCCCGGGAGCACGCCGTGTGGGCGCTGCGCGACTGGGGGTTCAAGGCGGTGGTCTCGCCCCGCTTCGGTGACATCTTCCGTGGCAATGCCCTCAAGGAGGGTCTGCTGCCGGTCGAGTTGGAATTGCGGGCCGTCGAGGAGCTGTGGGCCCTCGTCGAGTCCGACCCGACGACCCCGGTCACCGTCGACCTGACGTCCCGTGAGGTCCGGGCCGGTGACGCCACCTGGTCCTTCCCCCTCGACGACTTCAGCCGGTGGCGGCTGATGGAGGGGTTGGATGACATTGGACTCACACTTCGGCACGAGGCCGACATCACCTCCTACGAGCGCGGCCGGAGCCCGTTCCTGCCCTCCGTGGCATAG
- a CDS encoding IclR family transcriptional regulator: MSGVGVLDKAVVILAACVDGASLAELVERTKLPRATAHRLAQALEIHRMLVRDTQGRWRPGPRLGELANAAPDVLLTAAEPLLAALRDATGESAQLYLRRADERICVAAAERASGLRDTVPVGSVLPMTAGSAAQILLAWEPPEAVMPLLPRSKFTGRTLAEVRRRGWAQSVAEREAGVASVSAPIRDRTGRVIAAISISGPIERLGRRPGERHAMAVVRAGQRLSGL; this comes from the coding sequence ATGAGCGGTGTCGGCGTTCTCGACAAGGCGGTGGTCATCCTGGCCGCCTGTGTCGACGGCGCCAGCCTGGCCGAACTCGTTGAACGCACCAAGCTGCCCCGGGCCACCGCGCACCGGCTGGCGCAGGCGCTGGAGATCCACCGGATGCTCGTCCGGGACACCCAGGGCCGCTGGCGCCCCGGGCCCCGGCTCGGTGAGCTCGCCAACGCCGCGCCGGACGTGCTGCTGACGGCGGCGGAGCCGCTGCTGGCCGCGCTGCGCGACGCCACCGGGGAGAGCGCCCAGCTCTACCTGCGCCGCGCGGACGAGCGGATCTGCGTGGCCGCCGCCGAGCGGGCCAGCGGGCTGCGGGACACCGTCCCGGTGGGCTCGGTGCTGCCGATGACCGCCGGTTCGGCGGCGCAGATCCTGCTGGCCTGGGAGCCGCCGGAGGCGGTGATGCCGCTGCTGCCCCGGTCGAAGTTCACCGGGCGCACCCTCGCCGAGGTGCGCCGGCGCGGCTGGGCGCAGAGCGTCGCCGAGCGGGAGGCGGGTGTGGCGAGCGTCTCGGCCCCGATCCGGGACCGCACGGGCCGGGTGATCGCCGCGATCAGCATCTCCGGCCCCATCGAGCGCCTCGGCCGCCGCCCCGGCGAACGTCACGCCATGGCCGTCGTCCGAGCCGGCCAACGCCTGAGCGGCCTCTAA